The Euphorbia lathyris chromosome 2, ddEupLath1.1, whole genome shotgun sequence genome includes a window with the following:
- the LOC136217548 gene encoding aspartyl protease family protein 2, which translates to MEEKLKNPLLFILFSLSTIFTVHADYQTLFLNPLPSQPTLSWEEDTESITAATDLTGADETPDSTSFSVQLHHIDALSSNRTPEELFRLRLDRDASRFQGISSLSASAAAAPGPVRAGFSSSVISGLAQGSGEYFTRIGVGTPPRYVYMVLDTGSDIVWIQCAPCKKCYSQADPVFDPSKSRSFAGIACGSPLCHRLDSPGCNTKKQTCMYQVSYGDGSFTYGDFSTETLTFRRTRVGRVAIGCGHDNEGLFVGAAGLLGLGRGRLSFPSQSGRRFNRKFSYCLVDRSASAKPSSMVFGDSAVSRTARFTPMVSNPKLDTFYYVEVLGISVGGTRVPGITASLFKLDQTGNGGVIIDSGTSVTRLTRPAYVALRDAFQAGASNLKKAPEFSLFDTCFDLSGKTEVKVPTVVLHFRGADVSLPASNYLIPVDSDGTFCFAFAGTMSGLSIIGNIQQQGFRVVYDLAGGRVGFAPRGCA; encoded by the coding sequence ATGGAGGAAAAACTCAAAAACCCCCTTCTCTTCATTCTCTTCTCCCTGTCTACCATTTTCACTGTCCATGCCGACTATCAAACCCTATTCCTCAATCCCCTCCCATCCCAACCTACTCTTTCCTGGGAGGAAGACACAGAATCCATAACCGCCGCCACTGATTTAACCGGAGCAGACGAAACACCAGATTCCACCTCCTTCTCAGTTCAGTTACATCATATAGACGCTCTATCCTCCAACAGAACTCCGGAAGAACTCTTCAGACTTAGGCTAGACCGTGATGCTTCCCGATTCCAAGGTATTTCTTCTCTCTCCGCCTCTGCTGCTGCCGCGCCCGGCCCTGTTAGGGCCGGATTTAGCAGCTCTGTTATCTCTGGTCTTGCTCAAGGAAGTGGCGAGTACTTTACTCGCATAGGCGTTGGTACTCCTCCGAGGTATGTTTACATGGTGCTTGATACTGGAAGCGACATCGTTTGGATCCAGTGTGCTCCGTGTAAGAAATGTTACTCTCAGGCTGACCCGGTTTTTGACCCGAGTAAATCGAGATCTTTTGCCGGGATTGCTTGTGGATCCCCTTTGTGTCACCGGCTTGATTCACCCGGATGTAACACTAAAAAACAAACATGTATGTATCAAGTATCGTACGGTGATGGTTCTTTTACTTATGGTGACTTCTCCACTGAAACGCTGACGTTTCGTCGGACTAGAGTTGGCCGTGTAGCTATCGGATGCGGCCACGATAATGAAGGATTGTTCGTCGGTGCTGCGGGATTGTTAGGGCTTGGCCGGGGGAGGTTATCGTTTCCTTCGCAAAGTGGTCGGCGGTTTAACCGGAAGTTTTCTTACTGTTTAGTAGATCGGTCCGCTTCCGCTAAACCGTCGTCAATGGTTTTCGGTGACTCAGCGGTTTCTCGAACCGCCCGGTTCACTCCTATGGTGTCGAATCCCAAGCTTGACACATTTTACTACGTTGAAGTCCTTGGGATCAGTGTCGGTGGGACACGTGTTCCCGGCATCACCGCTTCTCTGTTCAAACTTGATCAGACCGGGAATGGCGGGGTGATAATTGATTCGGGGACATCCGTGACCCGTTTGACCCGACCCGCTTACGTAGCCCTTCGTGATGCATTCCAAGCCGGAGCTTCGAATTTGAAGAAGGCACCCGAGTTTTCTCTATTCGACACATGCTTTGATTTGTCTGGGAAGACGGAGGTGAAAGTTCCGACGGTGGTTTTGCATTTTCGTGGCGCTGATGTGTCATTGCCGGCGTCGAATTATTTGATACCAGTGGATAGTGATGGTacgttttgctttgcttttgcggGTACAATGAGCGGGTTGTCGATCATCGGTAATATCCAGCAACAGGGATTCCGGGTGGTTTATGACTTGGCCGGTGGAAGAGTTGGTTTTGCTCCCCGTGGATGCGCGTAA